One Paenibacillus sp. FSL W8-0186 genomic window carries:
- a CDS encoding sensor histidine kinase produces the protein MLYRWFIFPFRRSIRNKLILIMILISVVPLIVVTVLSAENTRKSMESEVIQSNITRITWTGGYLEEKFIQLNNLIYTILISNTLDEYINKMDGSTLSNQFNAQRSIIDTMTSVYYSGNNHLLGIQLYLKEKNKLFTINSMQKQISTPPEVPAMWNEVTSSGMNFMITSNESDPSKFNLIRSVNRFENKELLGSILLEVKWQMMDSALELLRSEPDYSVFIADRDGQIMYMPGPENQNEAPERIANVLKKLGNTDSGPGYIQTKDSYIFYNTVEPWNLKLVKIIPAEYINQSARTNLNYGLIVGIISAGVSLLIAVILAWSTSKPIVSLAKSMRGISIIQDREPPVSKRIDELGFLEFKLYNMSHRLREYIKTEYSMNLEKKTAQLKALQSQINPHFLQNTLQLIGGLAFSSKPEEINELIRSLSHMFRYVVRGPNDLATIQAELDHLNNYMHIQMQRFSPRISYEIECDPETLNCRIPKLTLQPIVENAFQHGLDKKPGDWRLKVQVRQNQHGVNILVEDNGVGMNAAALKELQTSLRRETDQIWTSGDRIGMNNVASRIKMHFGLQYGVSVESESGVGTRVSIQIPMMKEGDSSYDQNVNRG, from the coding sequence TTGCTATATCGTTGGTTCATTTTTCCATTCCGGCGGAGCATCCGGAACAAGCTGATCCTGATCATGATTCTGATATCCGTTGTTCCGCTCATCGTCGTGACGGTCCTGTCTGCCGAGAATACGAGAAAATCGATGGAAAGCGAAGTGATCCAGTCCAACATCACGCGAATTACCTGGACAGGCGGATATTTGGAAGAGAAGTTCATTCAGCTCAATAATCTCATTTATACGATTCTGATCAGCAATACGCTAGATGAATATATTAATAAAATGGACGGCTCGACCTTGTCCAATCAGTTCAACGCCCAGCGCAGCATCATCGATACGATGACGTCAGTCTATTATTCGGGGAATAATCATCTGCTGGGAATCCAGCTATACTTGAAGGAGAAGAACAAGCTGTTCACGATCAACAGCATGCAGAAGCAGATCAGCACGCCCCCAGAGGTGCCGGCCATGTGGAACGAAGTGACATCCAGCGGCATGAACTTCATGATCACGAGCAACGAGAGCGATCCGTCGAAATTCAATCTCATCCGCAGCGTAAACCGGTTCGAAAACAAGGAACTGCTGGGCAGCATCCTGCTGGAGGTTAAATGGCAGATGATGGACAGCGCTCTGGAGCTGCTGCGGTCGGAGCCGGATTATTCTGTATTTATCGCCGACCGGGACGGCCAAATCATGTATATGCCAGGCCCGGAGAATCAGAACGAAGCCCCGGAACGTATAGCGAATGTGCTGAAAAAGCTGGGGAATACGGACAGCGGCCCGGGATATATCCAGACAAAGGACAGCTATATTTTTTACAATACGGTGGAGCCCTGGAACCTGAAGCTGGTGAAGATCATTCCTGCCGAATATATTAATCAGAGCGCAAGGACGAACCTCAATTACGGGTTGATTGTGGGCATTATTTCAGCGGGTGTGTCGCTGCTGATCGCAGTCATTTTAGCCTGGAGCACCTCCAAGCCGATCGTCAGTCTGGCCAAGTCAATGCGCGGCATCAGCATCATTCAAGACCGGGAGCCGCCGGTCAGCAAGCGGATCGATGAGCTTGGATTCCTGGAATTTAAGCTATATAATATGTCCCACCGGCTTCGAGAGTACATCAAGACTGAATACAGCATGAATCTGGAAAAAAAGACCGCCCAATTGAAAGCGCTTCAATCACAAATCAATCCGCACTTCCTGCAAAATACACTGCAACTGATCGGCGGACTCGCCTTCTCCAGCAAGCCTGAAGAGATCAACGAGCTGATCCGTTCGCTGAGCCATATGTTCCGGTATGTTGTCCGCGGACCGAATGATTTGGCAACGATCCAGGCCGAGCTGGATCACCTGAATAACTATATGCATATCCAGATGCAGCGTTTCTCGCCGCGGATCAGCTACGAAATAGAATGTGATCCAGAGACCCTGAACTGCCGGATTCCGAAGCTGACGCTGCAGCCCATCGTCGAGAACGCCTTCCAGCATGGACTCGACAAGAAGCCGGGGGATTGGCGCCTCAAGGTGCAGGTACGGCAAAATCAGCACGGCGTCAACATTCTCGTTGAAGATAACGGGGTGGGGATGAACGCAGCGGCCCTAAAGGAACTGCAAACGAGCTTGCGCCGCGAGACCGATCAAATCTGGACAAGCGGAGACCGCATCGGCATGAATAACGTAGCCTCCCGCATCAAAATGCATTTCGGGCTGCAATACGGCGTATCCGTAGAGAGCGAGTCTGGGGTCGGCACAAGAGTAAGCATTCAAATTCCGATGATGAAAGAGGGTGACAGCTCCTATGATCAGAACGTTAATCGTGGATGA
- a CDS encoding response regulator, which yields MIRTLIVDDEKMPREMIKRYGSWDEYGMEIVGEADDGLEALRLIEARSPQLVITDMRMPGADGLELLGILNERYPETKVIVVSGYDDFTYLKQAIRCKAKDYILKPIDPKELNAALLKCKNELESSRVIYREQFTLQIDFLQIAKGYKPALASYYNRLDVSGIRDTFQELLRQLGNAEAEQARMQDRIYQEFIVLLRELMIANSQTVEGFRFEIDEAALQSYERLLSDVTKLYLLAMNQLEEHRKYRRKLNLPEIKHYVEANFCKPITLEQIASAFFVSKEYLSRAFKNEFRQNLSDYILQLRMEKSKALLLEGKLPIKAIAESCGYEELAYFYRVFKKHYGIAPGEMRKER from the coding sequence ATGATCAGAACGTTAATCGTGGATGATGAGAAGATGCCGCGCGAGATGATCAAGCGGTACGGGTCATGGGATGAGTATGGCATGGAAATTGTCGGTGAGGCGGATGATGGTTTGGAGGCGCTGCGCCTGATCGAGGCCCGCTCTCCGCAGCTGGTTATTACGGATATGCGCATGCCTGGAGCGGATGGACTGGAACTGCTGGGCATTTTGAATGAGCGCTATCCGGAGACGAAGGTGATCGTGGTCAGCGGTTATGACGACTTCACCTATTTGAAGCAGGCGATTCGCTGCAAAGCCAAGGATTACATTCTTAAGCCGATCGATCCGAAGGAGTTAAATGCCGCCCTGTTAAAATGCAAAAATGAGCTGGAATCCTCCCGCGTCATATACCGCGAGCAATTTACGCTGCAGATCGATTTCCTGCAAATCGCCAAAGGATACAAGCCGGCGCTCGCGTCTTACTATAACCGGCTGGATGTCTCCGGCATCCGGGATACGTTCCAGGAGCTGCTCCGGCAGCTTGGCAATGCGGAGGCGGAGCAGGCGAGGATGCAGGACCGGATTTATCAGGAATTCATCGTACTGCTCCGGGAGCTGATGATCGCCAACTCGCAGACCGTAGAGGGCTTCCGGTTCGAAATCGACGAAGCCGCGCTGCAATCCTATGAGCGTCTGCTAAGCGATGTGACGAAGCTGTATTTGCTGGCGATGAACCAGCTTGAGGAGCATCGGAAATACCGGCGGAAGCTCAACCTGCCGGAAATCAAGCATTATGTCGAGGCCAATTTCTGCAAGCCGATTACGCTTGAGCAGATTGCGTCCGCGTTCTTCGTCAGCAAAGAATATTTAAGCCGCGCCTTCAAGAACGAGTTCCGCCAAAATCTGTCCGATTACATCCTGCAGCTGCGGATGGAGAAGTCGAAGGCGCTGCTGCTGGAAGGCAAGCTGCCGATCAAGGCCATTGCCGAAAGCTGCGGCTACGAGGAGCTCGCTTATTTCTACCGCGTGTTCAAGAAGCATTATGGCATCGCACCGGGTGAAATGAGGAAAGAGCGTTAA
- a CDS encoding extracellular solute-binding protein → MKNKWKLLLSAILVVGLLAGCGSGGGSSSGSANSGDSGKTDTGGKAQTVNLKVFIAQPRFKEQYDKYIADFIAKQKAEKNIDVKVQLEMPNADNAPQILKTRLASNDAPDVFSLHAVNEVPTFYKAGYLEDLSSQPFVDKLLDSVKPSVTYDDKVVAVPLETLSWGYLYNKQIFSDLGLTPPATLTEMKAVVEKLKENNITPFVLSYQEAWIPQLFLPLAVGALTETDNPDFVDRMYSNNGSFSEMKSMFEIIDLVNANGTDKALEVSGDDGAAAFAAGKGAMWIQGPWYAETILKSNPDLDFGVAPLPINDNPNATLINLSTSTSLAVSPTSKNKEVALDLVNYILDENDSNEFFQSLKFNPLATVHTFESYPWVNDATEYVKAGKSYQDPRIPQAVKDEVGKGLQSYFAKQMSQEDVLNALDKAWKDFNKVNK, encoded by the coding sequence ATGAAGAACAAATGGAAACTGCTGCTTAGCGCAATATTGGTTGTAGGCCTGCTGGCAGGCTGCGGATCGGGAGGCGGCTCTTCATCTGGAAGCGCGAACAGCGGTGATTCCGGCAAGACAGATACGGGGGGCAAGGCGCAGACCGTCAATCTGAAGGTGTTTATCGCCCAGCCTCGCTTCAAGGAACAGTACGATAAGTACATTGCCGACTTCATTGCCAAACAGAAAGCAGAGAAAAATATCGATGTTAAGGTTCAACTCGAAATGCCGAATGCGGACAATGCGCCGCAAATTCTGAAGACGAGACTGGCTTCGAATGATGCGCCGGACGTATTCAGTCTTCATGCTGTTAACGAGGTGCCGACGTTCTATAAAGCGGGTTACCTCGAAGATTTGTCCAGCCAGCCATTCGTTGATAAATTGCTCGACAGCGTAAAGCCTTCCGTTACGTATGACGACAAGGTCGTTGCGGTACCACTGGAGACGTTATCCTGGGGTTACCTATACAACAAACAAATCTTCTCCGATCTGGGACTGACGCCTCCAGCGACGTTAACCGAAATGAAAGCAGTAGTAGAGAAGCTGAAGGAGAACAACATCACGCCGTTTGTGCTGTCCTACCAGGAAGCGTGGATTCCGCAGCTGTTCCTGCCGCTGGCCGTAGGAGCCCTTACGGAGACCGATAATCCTGATTTCGTCGACAGAATGTACAGCAATAACGGTTCCTTCTCCGAAATGAAGTCGATGTTCGAGATCATCGATCTGGTAAATGCGAACGGAACGGACAAGGCGCTGGAAGTCAGCGGCGACGACGGCGCGGCCGCCTTCGCTGCAGGGAAAGGCGCGATGTGGATCCAAGGCCCATGGTATGCCGAGACGATTCTGAAATCCAATCCGGATCTTGATTTCGGAGTTGCCCCGCTGCCGATCAACGACAATCCTAATGCAACACTGATCAACTTGAGTACTTCCACTTCGCTCGCCGTGTCGCCGACCAGCAAGAACAAAGAAGTGGCGCTGGACCTGGTCAACTATATTTTGGACGAGAACGATTCCAATGAGTTTTTCCAGAGCTTGAAATTCAATCCGTTGGCTACCGTACACACGTTTGAAAGCTATCCATGGGTCAATGATGCTACCGAATATGTGAAGGCCGGCAAATCGTATCAGGATCCGCGGATTCCTCAGGCGGTCAAGGACGAGGTCGGTAAAGGGCTGCAAAGCTATTTCGCGAAGCAAATGTCTCAGGAGGACGTGCTGAATGCACTGGATAAGGCTTGGAAGGATTTCAATAAAGTGAACAAGTAG
- a CDS encoding sugar ABC transporter permease, with translation MLSKGYRKYLSFFAFLAPAFIIYSIFLLIPTLGGMFYSLTDWNGLNRAYDFVGLANFVEILRDDPDFMHSLWFTLKYVVIMVVLQNVFALFLAVLIESKRRSKGFFRTIFFMPNMISLIISAFMWSFVFTQVLPQIAEKTILTFLDQGWIGDPNVSFYSIIIVSLWNGVGYMMIIYLAGLQGVPQHLQEAAIIDGANVYQRFMRVTLPMITHALTICLFLTLNGAFKVFDVVYGLTGGGPGRSTQVITLNIYEEAFSNNFRYGYASAKSIILFLFILVFTFIQISVMKRKEVES, from the coding sequence ATGCTCTCTAAAGGTTATCGGAAGTACCTGTCTTTCTTTGCCTTTCTAGCGCCAGCATTTATAATCTACAGCATTTTCCTGCTCATTCCAACGCTTGGCGGCATGTTCTACAGCTTGACCGACTGGAACGGGCTAAACCGTGCCTATGATTTTGTAGGACTTGCTAACTTCGTGGAAATTTTGCGCGATGATCCGGATTTCATGCATTCCCTGTGGTTTACGCTGAAATACGTGGTGATCATGGTCGTATTGCAGAACGTCTTCGCTTTGTTCCTTGCGGTGTTGATTGAATCAAAACGAAGATCGAAGGGATTTTTTAGAACGATATTTTTTATGCCCAATATGATCAGTCTGATCATCAGCGCGTTTATGTGGTCCTTTGTATTTACGCAAGTGCTGCCGCAAATCGCCGAGAAAACGATACTCACCTTTCTCGATCAAGGGTGGATCGGCGATCCGAACGTTTCGTTCTACTCCATTATTATTGTGTCACTCTGGAACGGCGTCGGGTACATGATGATCATTTACTTGGCGGGACTGCAGGGCGTACCTCAGCACTTGCAGGAGGCGGCCATTATTGACGGAGCGAATGTGTACCAGCGCTTCATGCGTGTAACCTTGCCAATGATCACCCACGCCTTGACCATCTGCTTGTTCCTTACGCTCAATGGTGCGTTCAAAGTGTTTGATGTCGTGTACGGCTTGACCGGGGGCGGTCCGGGGCGCAGCACGCAGGTGATCACCTTGAACATATACGAGGAGGCGTTCTCCAACAACTTCAGGTACGGGTACGCCAGCGCAAAGTCGATCATCCTGTTCCTGTTCATCCTCGTTTTTACCTTTATCCAAATTAGCGTCATGAAGAGAAAAGAGGTGGAATCATGA
- a CDS encoding carbohydrate ABC transporter permease has product MRKRTAASYFVTLLLAVLAAVSFFPIYLAVINSFKTQGEMFSSVMALPTKLHFENYVYAFQQINLLNSVKNSVIVSIMGVGGIIFAAGLAGYKLSRTPGKLSNFIFFLFIASMLVPFHSIMISLTRVAKSLAVQGTTYGLGLIYIGLGVNMAVFLYHGFVKTIPKELEESARIDGCGDFQTYFRIIFPLLLPISVTIGILNFLWIWNDFLLPLLMLTDVNRYTLILSTNMLFGEYNKEWSLILAALVLTAIPVVIIYSIFQRFIMEGITEGAVKG; this is encoded by the coding sequence ATGAGAAAGCGAACAGCAGCCTCTTATTTCGTTACTTTACTGCTCGCCGTGCTGGCCGCGGTTTCCTTTTTCCCCATTTACCTGGCGGTCATTAACTCGTTTAAGACCCAGGGGGAAATGTTCAGTTCTGTCATGGCGCTGCCGACGAAGCTTCACTTTGAAAACTATGTGTACGCTTTTCAGCAAATCAATCTGCTCAACAGCGTGAAGAACTCGGTGATCGTGTCGATTATGGGAGTTGGCGGTATTATTTTTGCGGCTGGCTTGGCTGGATATAAACTGTCGCGTACACCCGGGAAGCTGAGCAACTTCATTTTCTTCCTGTTCATCGCTTCGATGCTCGTGCCGTTTCATTCCATCATGATTTCGCTGACCAGAGTGGCTAAGAGCTTGGCCGTACAAGGCACGACCTACGGATTGGGCCTGATCTATATCGGGCTTGGCGTGAATATGGCGGTGTTCCTGTATCACGGCTTCGTCAAGACCATTCCGAAGGAGCTGGAGGAGTCGGCGAGAATCGATGGCTGCGGCGATTTTCAGACTTATTTTCGCATCATCTTCCCCTTGCTGCTGCCGATTTCAGTCACGATTGGAATTCTGAACTTCCTGTGGATCTGGAATGACTTCCTGCTTCCGCTGCTTATGCTGACCGACGTTAACCGGTACACGTTGATTCTGTCCACGAACATGCTGTTCGGCGAGTACAACAAAGAGTGGTCGCTCATTCTGGCGGCGCTCGTACTAACGGCCATTCCGGTCGTCATTATTTATTCGATCTTCCAGCGCTTTATTATGGAAGGCATTACGGAGGGTGCGGTTAAGGGGTAG
- a CDS encoding beta-galactosidase, whose protein sequence is MQKLYYGVAYYDEYMPYDRLDQDIQMMKDAGINVVRIGESTWSTHEPQSGVFDFTSLDRVLEAMHAAGIQVIVGTPTYAVPTWMVKEHPDVLAVTPQGEGRYGARQIMDITNPKYLFYAERIIRKMMERVKDHPAVIGYQTDNETKHYHTAGPNVQVQFVKYMREKFRTVEKVNEEFGLAYWSNRINSWEDFPSVVATINGSLGAEFARFQRKLVTDFLAWQVAIVNEYKRPDQFVTQNFDFEWRGYSYGVQPDVDHFAASEAFDITGVDIYHPSQDDLTGIEISFGGDVARSTKGTSYLVLETEAQAFAHWVPYPGQLRLQAFSHLASGANMVAYWHWHSIHNSFETYWKGLLSHDFEPNPVYNEAKTIGRDFARLSSKLVNLQKKNQAAMLVSNEALTALEWFKLPGQEKNYNDVVRLMYDQLYKMNIGCDIVHPSSANLNDYKLLIVPALYAASDELLERLNNFVRQGGHIVYSFKSGFTNEHIKVRTTHQPGIINEACGIYYSMFVEPNNVSLKGDPFGVGEEHNVVETWMELITPTTAEVLAYYDHPHWGVYAAITRNTYGDGVATYIGCLPSPAIMRQVLEQAVKEAGLWGKDQEIAFPLITKSGWNEAGKLVHYYMNYSDEEQVMTYPHPNGEELLAGRSVASGEQLTLERWGVLIIEEK, encoded by the coding sequence ATGCAAAAGCTTTATTATGGAGTCGCTTATTACGATGAGTATATGCCTTACGACCGGTTGGATCAGGATATTCAAATGATGAAGGATGCCGGCATTAATGTGGTGCGCATCGGGGAATCGACCTGGAGCACGCATGAGCCGCAGAGCGGTGTGTTTGATTTTACCTCGCTGGATCGCGTCTTAGAGGCGATGCATGCAGCGGGTATTCAGGTCATCGTCGGAACCCCGACTTATGCGGTTCCTACCTGGATGGTGAAGGAGCACCCGGATGTGCTGGCGGTGACGCCGCAAGGAGAAGGGCGCTATGGAGCAAGGCAAATCATGGACATAACGAATCCAAAATACCTGTTCTACGCCGAGAGAATCATCCGCAAAATGATGGAGCGCGTGAAGGATCATCCGGCCGTCATCGGGTACCAGACCGACAATGAGACGAAGCATTATCATACGGCAGGGCCCAACGTACAGGTACAGTTCGTGAAATATATGAGAGAGAAATTCAGAACCGTGGAGAAGGTAAACGAGGAGTTTGGACTCGCTTACTGGAGCAACCGGATCAACAGCTGGGAGGACTTCCCTTCGGTCGTCGCGACGATCAACGGCAGCCTGGGCGCCGAGTTTGCCCGCTTCCAGCGGAAGCTGGTGACCGACTTTCTGGCCTGGCAGGTGGCCATTGTAAACGAGTATAAACGTCCGGATCAATTCGTGACCCAGAACTTCGATTTCGAGTGGCGGGGTTATTCCTATGGGGTACAGCCGGATGTCGACCATTTCGCGGCTTCCGAAGCTTTTGACATTACCGGGGTCGATATTTACCATCCGTCGCAGGATGATTTGACCGGCATCGAAATTTCGTTCGGCGGCGATGTGGCCCGTTCTACGAAAGGAACCAGCTATCTCGTGCTGGAGACGGAAGCTCAGGCGTTTGCCCATTGGGTCCCGTATCCGGGTCAGCTGCGGTTGCAGGCGTTCAGCCATCTCGCCTCCGGGGCAAATATGGTGGCATACTGGCACTGGCATTCAATCCATAATTCATTCGAGACGTATTGGAAAGGACTGCTCAGTCATGATTTTGAGCCGAACCCGGTCTATAACGAGGCGAAGACGATCGGACGCGATTTTGCCAGACTATCTTCGAAGCTCGTGAATTTGCAGAAAAAAAATCAGGCCGCCATGCTCGTCAGCAACGAAGCGCTGACTGCGCTGGAGTGGTTCAAGCTGCCGGGCCAGGAGAAGAATTACAACGATGTGGTTCGACTCATGTACGACCAGTTGTACAAGATGAACATCGGCTGCGATATCGTGCATCCATCCAGCGCCAATCTGAATGACTATAAGCTGCTGATCGTACCGGCATTGTATGCAGCATCTGATGAGCTGCTCGAAAGATTGAATAATTTTGTACGCCAAGGCGGACATATCGTCTATTCCTTCAAGAGCGGATTTACGAACGAACACATAAAGGTAAGAACGACACATCAGCCAGGCATCATCAACGAAGCCTGCGGCATTTATTACAGCATGTTCGTCGAGCCGAACAATGTGTCGCTGAAAGGCGATCCCTTCGGCGTCGGCGAGGAGCACAATGTTGTGGAGACGTGGATGGAGCTGATTACGCCGACGACGGCGGAGGTGCTTGCCTATTATGACCACCCGCATTGGGGAGTCTATGCGGCGATTACCCGCAATACGTACGGCGACGGGGTCGCGACTTATATCGGCTGTCTGCCGAGCCCGGCGATTATGCGCCAGGTGCTGGAGCAAGCGGTGAAGGAGGCGGGACTGTGGGGCAAGGATCAGGAGATCGCTTTCCCGCTGATCACGAAGTCCGGCTGGAACGAAGCGGGCAAGCTCGTCCATTACTATATGAACTATTCCGATGAAGAGCAGGTCATGACGTACCCGCATCCGAACGGCGAGGAATTGCTGGCGGGACGAAGCGTGGCAAGCGGGGAGCAGTTGACCCTGGAGCGCTGGGGCGTACTGATTATAGAGGAGAAGTGA
- a CDS encoding glycoside hydrolase family 30 protein, giving the protein MNKTWISTTQQEYWQEQVLPLAGASAFNISPNAGNEAGSTHLPASLQVTEEQYQTVDGFGGCFNELGYFALQHISDEERKEVMKKLFDPDGECRFSICRLPMGASDYAAEWYSLNETDGDYAMEHFSIERDKQVLIPYIKEALRWNPNLTLFASPWSPPTWMKHPKAYNYGTLRWEPDVLQAYALYFVKFVQAYAEEGITIHQVYVQNEPVADQKFPSCVWTGEQLRDFIRDYLGPAFREHGLTTEIWLGTINGPDPYRQENTDYDVYANVVLSDPEARQYISGVGYQWAGKYALQRTVESYPELRYMQTENECGDGKNSWEYAHYVFNLYKHYYTNGVNSYIYWNMVLEPGGRSTWGWTQNAMITADPDTKRVVYNPEYYVMRHFSYFIQPGAVRLGIRGTSAGNALAFQNPDGGRIVIVANPFKEPRTLSLQVGSESISCELPALSFHTFNI; this is encoded by the coding sequence ATGAATAAGACATGGATTTCTACGACGCAGCAGGAATATTGGCAGGAGCAGGTGCTCCCCCTTGCGGGAGCTAGTGCGTTCAACATATCGCCAAATGCAGGGAACGAAGCGGGTTCAACTCACCTGCCGGCAAGCCTGCAGGTAACGGAGGAGCAGTACCAGACCGTAGATGGCTTTGGCGGATGCTTCAATGAGCTCGGTTATTTTGCGCTCCAGCACATCTCCGATGAAGAGCGAAAGGAGGTGATGAAGAAACTGTTCGATCCTGACGGAGAATGCCGGTTCAGCATTTGCCGGCTGCCGATGGGAGCGAGCGATTATGCCGCCGAGTGGTACAGCCTGAACGAGACGGACGGCGATTACGCGATGGAGCATTTCTCAATCGAGCGGGACAAGCAGGTTCTCATTCCTTATATAAAAGAAGCACTGCGCTGGAACCCCAATCTGACGTTATTCGCTTCGCCTTGGAGCCCGCCGACCTGGATGAAGCATCCGAAAGCGTACAACTACGGAACGCTGCGGTGGGAGCCGGACGTTCTGCAAGCCTACGCCTTATACTTCGTCAAATTCGTTCAAGCTTATGCCGAGGAAGGCATCACGATTCATCAAGTGTATGTACAGAACGAGCCTGTCGCCGATCAGAAGTTCCCTTCCTGCGTGTGGACCGGCGAGCAGCTGCGCGACTTCATTCGCGATTATCTCGGCCCGGCCTTCCGGGAGCACGGATTGACCACGGAAATTTGGCTGGGAACGATTAACGGCCCTGATCCGTACCGTCAGGAGAACACCGATTATGATGTCTATGCCAATGTGGTGCTGAGCGATCCGGAGGCCAGACAGTACATCAGCGGTGTCGGCTATCAGTGGGCCGGTAAATATGCCCTGCAGCGCACGGTAGAGAGCTACCCCGAGCTCCGCTACATGCAGACGGAGAATGAATGCGGCGATGGCAAAAACAGCTGGGAATATGCTCATTACGTGTTCAACCTGTACAAGCATTATTACACCAATGGCGTAAACAGCTACATCTATTGGAATATGGTGCTGGAGCCGGGCGGCCGCAGCACTTGGGGCTGGACGCAAAACGCGATGATCACGGCCGATCCGGATACGAAGCGGGTCGTTTACAATCCCGAATATTACGTGATGCGCCATTTCTCGTACTTTATCCAGCCGGGAGCCGTACGTCTTGGCATCCGAGGAACGTCGGCCGGGAACGCGCTTGCTTTCCAGAACCCGGACGGAGGCCGGATCGTAATCGTAGCGAACCCGTTTAAAGAGCCAAGAACGCTGTCGCTGCAGGTCGGGAGCGAATCCATCTCCTGCGAGCTGCCGGCATTATCGTTCCATACGTTCAACATTTAA
- a CDS encoding DUF6838 family protein, with the protein MNTVSLNRIRKGIAGALAKAFPGTTIYDEEIENQQGLETPYFMVQLLTTSQVQELDRRYHRTHTFDIGFFPEGPQYNEEAHATAEILYDALATVEIDGELYRGLNMKHEVNDQTLHFFVDYNFWVWKPQPETPKMQTLEREGFLNYG; encoded by the coding sequence ATGAACACAGTAAGTTTAAATCGCATTCGTAAGGGGATCGCAGGCGCTCTGGCGAAAGCATTTCCTGGCACAACTATTTACGACGAAGAGATTGAGAATCAGCAGGGCCTGGAAACACCATATTTCATGGTTCAATTGCTAACAACATCACAAGTGCAAGAACTGGACAGGCGCTATCACCGCACTCATACCTTCGACATTGGCTTTTTCCCGGAAGGCCCGCAATACAACGAAGAGGCTCATGCAACCGCAGAAATACTCTATGATGCGCTAGCGACAGTAGAGATCGATGGCGAATTATACCGGGGACTGAATATGAAGCATGAAGTTAATGATCAGACATTACATTTCTTCGTGGATTATAACTTCTGGGTGTGGAAGCCGCAGCCGGAAACACCAAAAATGCAAACACTCGAGCGGGAGGGATTCTTAAATTATGGCTAA